From the Sylvia atricapilla isolate bSylAtr1 chromosome 12, bSylAtr1.pri, whole genome shotgun sequence genome, the window AGCCGTTCCAGGCCGGCACAAACAGCCTTGGTGACCTGGCAAAGTGCTGAGGAAGGCACTGCTTGGGCTGGGACACGGCCCAGGGGTCAAGGACACAGACCAAAGCTGGCCCAAAGGTGTTTTGTGATAAGTGAAATCTGCCCAGAGGTACAGAGTTCCTGTGGCCGGACTGATAGCGGGGCCCTGCTGGGTTTATCTCGAAGGAAAAAGGTCAGAGGGGAGGGAAATGGGCTCTTgaggcccagcagcagcacagggtgagAATAGGAGCGTGGGCTGTGTTTTCTCAGAGGGACTTGAAGAGCAAATTGGGAGGATAAAACAGGGGAGGGGTCCTGCCAAGAGCCTCCCCCAGTGAAATGGCTCCGATCTGAGTgatgggacaagaggaaaaggcCTCAAGTTGCACCTGGGGgagtttaggttggatataagaaaaaaatggattcaCTGAGAGCGTGATCAGGtgttggaacaggctgcccagggcagtcgTGGGGTCACCAGCCCAAAAAAtacgtggatgtggcacttggggacgtggCTCAGCTGAGAAATGGTTGGATTTGGTGGTTTTGGAGGCTCTTTCCAAGGGGGACGATTCCCTGATTCCTGCTGTGCCCCCCAGGGCTGGACTCCCGTGGGTTCCTCATTGGGCCAcccctggcacagaggctgGGCATCGGCTTCGTGCCCGTGCGGAAAAAGGGGAAACTCCCTGGCCCCACTGAGTGCGTCTCCTACAGCCTGGAATATGGCAAGGTGAGgcctgggaggagcaggggctggggctgggggcgcCCAGGGGTGCTCAAAGCCCTGGGGAGGGCTCCCAGGTTGGGTTCTGGTGCCGTGGATGGTCTGGCACGGCGCAGCCCCCGTCActcctgtgcccagcagcaaaGTCTGGTCCTTCAGAGGGGGTCGGTGCTCTGACTTGGTGCTAAATGGCTTTCTTTGGCTTGACTTCAGGGCCATGACCACGGAGAGTGTTCCCCACTCTGGCAGTAAGTGCTGTAAGTCGGAGCTCTCCCGCATGGCTTCCCAGCGTCCCGTAACCCCGCGGCCTCAATCCGTGCTACCCCCGCCAGGAactaacagcagcagcacccccaaAGCCAGGCCTAAGCCGTGAGGATTGTTTGGGCCAACCAGGCTCGTGTGGCACATCCAAACAGGTGCCAGTTTGGATCTGGCTCGAGGCAGAGCTCCCCGGTGCGTGGCGAGAGATTTTCCTCgctggagagctgctctgggatgagATTCCACCAGAAGTGACACGCTGAAAGTTCAGGATCTTGGCGTGCCACAGGGTTGGCCCAGcaatcccctccctgctctgtgtttctgtggtgCTCCCCCGTAGCTGgaatttgtggggttttggggttttaggtGCTGAGTGTTTGAGCTGATGTCGCTGAGGACTTGTCTGTGATCCAGCAGCTCGTGAGGGGTTTCTCTCCAAGGCCACCCTGAAAcaaagctgctctttgctccctgcaggctgagctggaaatCCAGAGCGATGCAGTGGAAGCAGGACAGAAGGTGGTGATTGTGGATGACCTGCTGGCCACTGGAGGTGAGGGCAGCACCTGAGTCCACGGGCTCATGGAGTGGCTGGGCTGGGTAAATCCCAtccagtcccagccctgccacgggctctaagccccatccagcctggcactggacacttccagggctgtcccctcctctctggtaccctgctggcagcagcagtggggctgtggggctggaagCTGCCCCTGCAGTGAGGATGTCTCTGCTCCCCTCACAGGTACCATGTGTGCTGCCTGCGAGCTGCTGAAGAAGCTGAAGGCTGAAATCCTGGAGTGCCTAGTGGTCATAGAGTTAAAATCCCTGAAAGGGGCAGAAAAGCTCAATTCCATCCCTTTCTACTCCCTGCTGCAGTATgactgaggaggagaagggagcacTGAGAACAAATCTGGGGCTTTATTTAGTGACTCTGGATGTCACGAGGGGGTGGGCAGGGGGGTTAAACACAGCTTTTGAGCACGGCCAGATGCTCTTCAATCCTAAATTTCCCAAGCACTGGCTTGAGTGTAGTGATCCCTTTTGGAGTTGAAACCTTTTGGGAAGAAGGAACGGGCTGATGgattgaggggctggagaccAAGATGCAGCTTCACTGAATCTGTGGTTTTTAGGAGACCAAAGTGACCAGATtgctgctgaggcaggagagcCCTGACAGAGCACCAACATTCCCTGAGCTGGGCCTGTCAGCCTCCAAGGAACCTGctaaaaaaattcccaaagaaACACAAGAGATGGGCAAAAAGCAATTACTTCTGTGAGGGCCAAATGCTGCTGTATTTGACCTCTGGGGATGGTCTGGATGCTCTGTGCTGTCACTCCCACCAGAACAAGCTGCTCTTacaccagggctgtgcttgTTGAGGAGAAAGAAGTGCCTGCTGTGTCCTTAAATCAGGGTGGTGCTGGTGTGGGTGAGCTCAGtcagtgttttccttccctgggcaccttTTGTTCAGCACGAATTCCCcatctcctgccccacatccacctccctgtgctgctgcttttctccctgctgggctgtgctcagccctcaGGCTGCTGCCACTTGCTGGGAGTTTGGTGCCAGGTGAGGCCACAGGAAAGGTGCTGCAGCAGTCTCGGGGCTGTGATGGGTGATGGGCTTTGGAGATGCTCCCTCCAGCACGGTTCAGTTTGGTCACAGCTCGATCCTTGTGTGCCAACACTTCCCAAAGCCTGAAAACATCAGGGACTGTGTCCCTGGCCCAGCAGGGACTGGACTCACGggtaaaataaatattggcGTGTTTTTATGTTTCCTAAACTGTCTCAGAGCTGTTCTTGCAGTGGCTGAAGCCGTCAGTGACCCCTGGGAGtgtctccctgcagcctgaggTGGGCAGAGGAGCGGGTCTGTGGGCTGAGCTCTCCCTTATCCCCCAAAGGCTTGGAATTGTTTCCCAGGGAGCTTTCAGGTCCCTTTTCTTTACTTTGCACCAACCTCTGGCTGGAGGGGCTTGGTCAGCTCAGCTCCCCTTCCCCATCCAGCAGCTGGGGCCACCTCCCACCCAGCCCTTCCACTTGGGAGGATTATTCCAGCTCTTTCCATCCCCGTTTCCTCAGAAGCCcctttcagagctgctcagtTTGCACaattccctggggagcagcagggcactTGGGGGGCcaggggagaggcagcagctcccaggcctGGCACCAGGAGAGGGTCCCTGCTgtgggggagaagggaaaatcGATTCCACCCCAAAGAGCCATGGAAAGCTGCTGCGTGCCGGGGAAGCGGCGTCAGCCCCGCCAGTGCCAGCAGGTGACATCAGGGAACGTGGGGACAGTGCCCGGGGCCTGCCTGcgctgccagcagcccctgaTGTCATTTGCTTGCAGAGACGAGGCTGGGCAGGGGCGGCTTCCAGGTGGGAGAAGGGTTTTCATCCCGAGGAGCAGAACGGGAGCTCGCTGGGAGCTCTCCTGGGATGAGTgtggctgccaggctgctgatTCCGGCTCCTTTCCAATCCTGCTCAACTCCAGCTGCTGAAATCCAGCTCCTTTTCAGCGTGGTGAGGTCCCTGagagcccagcctgccccaggagcccccAGCCTCACCCACAgcctcacccccagcccctgggttGGGTTTAATGCCTTCTCCTCGTCCCTGGAAagtgggcacagcagggctggcacgggcctggaggaggaggaagaggaggaggaggaaggccTCTTGCCCCCTTGGGAAGTGCTGTGGGCTCTCAGCTGCTGTCAGACTCCAGGCCAGCACTTACAGGGGAGGAATGTGCCCAGGACCAGCGAGGGATCAGAGGATGAGGGAGTCACCTTTCCCAGCaggtcccagctccaggcagcccagcccagcctggggagcagctgaggtgggTGTGAGGTGAccctgggcagctcccagccctcccctgtGCCCACACTGCCCCGACCCAGGCGTggtgccagcccagcacctctgcagcAATCCTCACCCTCTCTGTCCCTCTTCCCAAGGCACTTCAGCTGAGTGGCCTGGGGATGTCCCCTGGGAAAAATACCAAACCCTGGAGCGCTgtgagccctgcctgcccctgtccctgcaggagctgctcccccGGCCCCATTTACAAAAGCCGCATTCAGCTCCCTGCAAACCCACGCTCACTTTTTCCAGTGAGTctttctccaggagctggatgAGGACCCAGCCCTTCCCGGCGCCAATTGCCATGGAGAACCACGAGACAGGCAGCGAGGAAGAGCACTGGGTTAACACAAGTCAactatatttaaaacatttaatacaAATATGTTTTGACAAGTCCTGCAGTTGTTTCCAGCGAGGACTGGAAGATGCGTTTTCCCTCCCTTAAAAACAGAACGAGGCCCGAAGCTCCGAAAACATCAATTTGTGACTTTTGCTCTCGCTCCTTCCTGCTTGTCAACCCTCTcagcctgccctgtgctgcctcaACCCTTCCCCAGGACCCAGTTAATGGAAGAAACCTCCAAAATTGACCCTTCAGGAGGACAcgggagaggagaggaaaagttTCCTCGGGTTAAAGCCGCTTCCATCATCCCCCCAGGACCCAGGATTGCTTAAGGACTAAGCACCTACAATCCTCACGGATCCCACCACAGGAATTACTTAAATTAAGGCATTTtgccctccctccagcccaacCCCAGAACCCAGAGCGCTGTCAGGATTTGCTACATTTTCCAGGAGAttgcacagaaaaaaccccaaacccctcaaCCCTTGAGGGGCTCAGAGGGCTCCAGCCTCCTTGGCCGCCTTATTGAGCCTCTCGGTGACGAGGCCCAGATCCTTCTCCTTGTCCAGCTTGACGTAGGTGTCGGTCCTGAGGGCGTGGATGCCCACCCAgtcaggcagcagctccaccagcagCCGCACGTGTTTCTCCATCTCACCTGCGGCCAGGAGCACCGGGATCAGCGCCGGGATCCAGCGcccacctccctctccccagAGATCATTCCCCCACCCCGGAATTCCTACCGGGCGCCGCCAGCTCGGGGCAGCTGTCAGCCAGGcgggcacagagcagctccatgggcagggctggcttcTTCTCAGCCACGAAGAGGCCACGCAGGACACGTGCCACGGCCGGCAGCCGCGCCAGCCGCGCCGCACGCTCCTCCTGCGCCGCGTCCCGCGTCAGCAGCGCCTGCAGCCGCCGCGCCTCCTTCGCCCGCACCTGGGGACACCGCGGCCAGGTGAGCCCCTCCCGAGGGGGTGGGATGGGTGCTTGGGCACGGGGAGAGGCCCCCCAGCCCCGTGGTGGGGCCAGGACGGGGTGACTCACGCggtccagcagctcctgggacaccCCTTTGAGCGCgctggaggtgctggcagggctcGGGGTTTTGGAAAGTGTTGTCGGTTCCCCCGCACCGGCTTCGGCCGTTCTTAAGGCCAGGTTGGCAAGAGCTTTTTCCATCTGCTCATGtggaagagggaggaggagtTGGGTTACAGttggggctgcaggaaggagaagtTTCCCCTCTGCCGCCCCCGCCGTCAcccggcagccccgggagcccagcccagggatccATCCTGCCCGCACTGGGGACTCTGGGGTGCTTCATGGAGCCATCAAATGgtctgggtgggaagggacctgaaagctTCTCTCTTttgcagccccctgccctgggtaaggacaccttcctctagcccaggctgctccaagccctgtccagcctggccctggacatcTCCAGGGATCCAGGTGCAGCcaaagcttctctgggcaccctgtgccaaggcctcaaCACCGTgtcagggaggaattccttcccaatatcccacctaatCCTGccccctggcactgggaaacCACTCACATCCTCCCAGAGGTGGCACAGagccagcccctggccctgcctcACCTTGGGGCTCAGCATCCCCCGGGCTGTGTTTAGCACCTCCcgggctgtgctcagcctgtcCTCCTGTGGTGGCCGTGGCAGCTCCGCGGGGCTGATGTCCGGCACCTCGTCCACGTTGAAGCGGGGATGCCAGCGGGTCAGCTTCTCCTCTGGCACCACCATgggagggctgagggcagccagGAACGCCTGGAGAGGGGCGAGAGCTGTGTCATGGCACCAGGGATGGACCCGCAGCCACTGCCCTGCGCTCCCAGCACACCTTGGTGGCACAAGGAGCGAATTCAGAGCTCATCCCCAAGAGGAGCCTGTGTCCTTCAGCCTGGCTGGCACCAGTGACaatcccagagcagggagtgcCCCTCACCTTGTGGTGCTCCCTGACGATGTTCACCAGGTTGCGGTGGAATTCCCTCCGGCGCTCCAGCAGCCGTGACGCCGACAGGTGCGGCCGCCCGTCCACCTTCTCCTCTGTGAGGAGGGACACGGGTGtcacccacagcaccccagaGGGACACAAACCTTGGGAAGTGTGGGATCAGAGCCCTGCCGTGGAGCTGAATCACTGCCAGGACATTCTCTCACTTGTCCCAAACCTGTTTCCTACTTCCAATGAGCTCAGGGGCTCTGTTGGATGGACCAAGCAGAGCACATCCCTACGGATTCAGGGATCACCCAGCACTGAGCGTACCCCAGCCCTCAACACCCCAAAACTGGCCATACCTTCCCCCAGCAGCGGCTCCAGCGTGAGCTGATACTCAGAATTCTTCCCATCGCTGCCGAAGGTGGGGACGTTCTTCTCCTGGCGCAGCCGGTACGAGCCGGGATACACGGCCTTGATCTGCCCCAGGTGCCGCTCCTCGAACTGCCTGTGACAGCACCAGGGAGCTTGGGGACCCTCAGAGTCACCAGCCCCAAGAGCTTCAGCTGGGACCCCAAAACGGGCTGCTGGCACCCCAAAACGGGCCACCCACTGCTGCCAACGCACCTGCGCATCATGTCCTGCACGCTCCGCTTCACCTTGGCGAAGGTGACGGTCTCGGCGCGGTTGAAGAGCATCCCGGTGACGGTGTCCACGCTGCGGAACATCTCCGCCAGCACCCGGAACTTGTAGGGCAGCGTCAGCCCCGGGGGCAGGTCCTGGGCCAGGGTGTGGAACCGCTGGTACGCCGGGGGCTTCTCGCTGCGGGGAAGGAGAGGACGGGGTCGGGGTGtgtcccaaacccctcctgtgAGCAGGCACTGCGCTCACGTCACCCGAGGACATCGCTGTCACGATGCTCAGAGCCCTCACACCCTTCAGACCTCCGCAAAACCACTTcagggctgtggcagctcctggaaCGTCCCTCAAATCCCTCCTGTGGCTGCTCTTCACCTGCTCTGGCCCTCAGGGGCTGCCACCTCGGTGTCCCCGGCCGGTTGTGCCCCGCTGTCCGCTCTCCTCTGCCGGACGCGCAGCTCCAGCTGCCGCACGCGCTCCAGGCGGCTCCGCAGCTCCCTGCTGGTCCcgctggggacacagggcaccCGGCCCGGCACCTTCATCCTCTGCAGGCGCCCACGCAGCTCGGCCACGTCCTCCTGGGCAGCGAGGGGACACGGGGTCAGGGCGGGACACGCGGCACCGAACCCATCGGGAGCTGAGGCGGCATCGGCCCGTACCCGCTGCAGGCGCCTGCGTGTCCCCGGGgtggccgggccgggctctgtccccgtgtcctgcCCACGGccggtggtggtggtggtggccgGAGGGGACACAGCCGGGCCCCGTGAGAGGGGTGTTGGGGGTTGAGG encodes:
- the APRT gene encoding adenine phosphoribosyltransferase, whose product is MSHERLRRVRDRVRPFPDFPEPGVLFRDISPLLKDPVAFRALIDLLEDHVRASFPKIDFIAGLDSRGFLIGPPLAQRLGIGFVPVRKKGKLPGPTECVSYSLEYGKAELEIQSDAVEAGQKVVIVDDLLATGGTMCAACELLKKLKAEILECLVVIELKSLKGAEKLNSIPFYSLLQYD
- the CDT1 gene encoding DNA replication factor Cdt1, which encodes MAQLRLTDFFGQTKATTGVPAKRSGGRRLKAALGGVPVQREQEKEEDGSPAALSARSLPLPGSPRTPARGGSPAVRGLAARKRSRREMEAESPVAARLGEPSAKSARKRLELARDAEPGSPGAATSSSPLATPQPPTPLSRGPAVSPPATTTTTGRGQDTGTEPGPATPGTRRRLQREDVAELRGRLQRMKVPGRVPCVPSGTSRELRSRLERVRQLELRVRQRRADSGAQPAGDTEVAAPEGQSSEKPPAYQRFHTLAQDLPPGLTLPYKFRVLAEMFRSVDTVTGMLFNRAETVTFAKVKRSVQDMMRRQFEERHLGQIKAVYPGSYRLRQEKNVPTFGSDGKNSEYQLTLEPLLGEEEKVDGRPHLSASRLLERRREFHRNLVNIVREHHKAFLAALSPPMVVPEEKLTRWHPRFNVDEVPDISPAELPRPPQEDRLSTAREVLNTARGMLSPKMEKALANLALRTAEAGAGEPTTLSKTPSPASTSSALKGVSQELLDRVRAKEARRLQALLTRDAAQEERAARLARLPAVARVLRGLFVAEKKPALPMELLCARLADSCPELAAPGEMEKHVRLLVELLPDWVGIHALRTDTYVKLDKEKDLGLVTERLNKAAKEAGAL